Proteins encoded by one window of Tunturibacter psychrotolerans:
- the folE gene encoding GTP cyclohydrolase I FolE has product MPLTPATIDAPSLDSVSTQDLYRELLLRIGEDPTRDGLLRTPERMEKSMAFLTRGYTMNVTEVLHEALFDVDYDEMVIVKDIEFFSQCEHHLLPFFGKAHIAYVPNGKVIGLSKIPRLVDVFSRRLQVQERLTRQIGEAITDAIHPQGVAVILEAQHLCMMMRGVEKQHSSTVTSAMLGVFKTQLQTRNEFLSLVRRQGSGF; this is encoded by the coding sequence ATGCCACTGACCCCGGCCACCATTGACGCACCATCACTCGACAGTGTTTCCACACAGGATCTCTACCGCGAACTGCTTCTCCGCATCGGCGAAGACCCCACACGCGACGGCCTCCTCCGCACACCCGAGCGCATGGAAAAGTCCATGGCATTCCTCACCCGCGGCTACACGATGAACGTGACCGAGGTTCTCCACGAAGCTCTCTTCGACGTCGACTACGACGAGATGGTCATCGTAAAAGACATCGAGTTTTTCTCCCAGTGCGAGCATCATCTCCTACCCTTCTTCGGAAAAGCGCACATCGCCTACGTCCCCAACGGAAAGGTCATCGGGCTGAGCAAAATTCCACGCCTCGTCGACGTCTTCTCACGGAGGCTTCAGGTGCAGGAACGCCTCACTCGCCAGATCGGCGAAGCCATCACCGACGCAATTCATCCCCAGGGAGTAGCGGTCATCCTCGAGGCGCAGCACCTCTGCATGATGATGCGCGGAGTAGAGAAGCAACACTCCTCAACGGTCACCTCCGCGATGCTCGGCGTCTTCAAAACACAACTTCAGACGCGCAACGAGTTCCTTTCGCTCGTCCGCAGGCAGGGAAGCGGCTTCTAG